GGTTCTCATAGACGAAGATGGAATTGTCTTGAGAGTAAACCAGGCCTTTCTTAACCTGTTTGGGTATCGGCATAGCGAAGCGTTCCTAAGGAAACTCGATGACCTTGTGTCTACAAGCGACAAAATAAAGAAACTCGCAGCCAGAATCAACGTCACGACACTTGCAGGAATGACACCGCTGACTCGCACCACCATCCGGGAAAGAAAAGACGGAACTCGTATAGACGTTTTGTTTACCATAATTCCCTTCAAGGCAGATGGGAAAGATTTTGCCTATTGTATCTACCACGACATCACCGAAAGGGTACAGTCGCGAAAGAATCTGCGCCTAATAAAAAAACAACTTGAAATGACGCTTGATAGAACGCTCAAGGCTTTTTCCAAGGTGATTGAAGAGCGTGACCCCTACACGGCCGAACACCAGCGCAGAGTGGCTTACATCGCCTCCATGCTGGCCTCGGAAATGAACCTGAGCCAAGAGATGACAAAAACCCTTTATATGGCGGCGCTCCTTCATGACATGGGCAAAATCGCCATCCCGGCTCAAATTCTTTCAAAACCGGGAACACTCTCTGAAGAGGAGAAAAATATCGTCAAAAAACATTCGGAAAAAGGCTTCGAAATAGTGCGAACCATGGAATTTCAGGGTTCTGTGGCAGAATGCGTATTACAGCACCACGAACGCCTCGACGGAAGCGGCTACCCTCACGGCCTGCGCGGCAACGAGATATTGTTCCCCGCCCAGATACTCGCTGTTACCGATGTCTTCGAGGCCATGATTTCGCACAGATCCTACCGCCCCTCCATGGGAAGCGAAGCGGCGTTGGAGGAGTTAAAAAGCGGGCGAGATGTCAAATACAACTCTCAGGCCGTCGATGCACTGGAACAACTTGTGCTTTCAGGCGAGTTGGATAAAGCCATAGACGGCAGTAATTCTGACTTTTCCTGAGCCAGCCCGCCAAACCCGTATATCATGCGCAACAGAATGTCAATTCGGCAAATTTCTCCCATGGCTACCCTCGTTGAACTATGTGCAGTTAATCAAAATTTCTCTAAACTAGTATAACAAGCCCCTTAGATGTATTATATCAGCGCATTCTTGTCTCTTGCCTCGGCAATAAAGGCATTTCACAAGATTCGCATTCTTTCCGTCAAGATTCTGGCGAGAAAGGAGTTTGATATGGTTGCTGCCACTCATTTCGCTGAACTGACGGTTCCAAACGTATTTCATGAGGCTCTTTTTTCAGCTTCTCCCCT
This window of the Candidatus Oleimmundimicrobium sp. genome carries:
- a CDS encoding HD domain-containing phosphohydrolase, whose protein sequence is VLIDEDGIVLRVNQAFLNLFGYRHSEAFLRKLDDLVSTSDKIKKLAARINVTTLAGMTPLTRTTIRERKDGTRIDVLFTIIPFKADGKDFAYCIYHDITERVQSRKNLRLIKKQLEMTLDRTLKAFSKVIEERDPYTAEHQRRVAYIASMLASEMNLSQEMTKTLYMAALLHDMGKIAIPAQILSKPGTLSEEEKNIVKKHSEKGFEIVRTMEFQGSVAECVLQHHERLDGSGYPHGLRGNEILFPAQILAVTDVFEAMISHRSYRPSMGSEAALEELKSGRDVKYNSQAVDALEQLVLSGELDKAIDGSNSDFS